A genome region from Primulina eburnea isolate SZY01 chromosome 9, ASM2296580v1, whole genome shotgun sequence includes the following:
- the LOC140841669 gene encoding protein PAL OF QUIRKY-like — translation MNPKISPPSSAASKLRLMCSHGGYIVPRPHDKSLFYAGGETRIVALDRRTTAASLSALTTHLSRAIFNNRPFHLKYQLPYEGLDSLISVVTDEDLLNMLEEHDRITPPSRIRLFLFTVKPESLGSTLLDPKSETWFCDALKSTRILPKGQSADSGLLMGLGSEIETPAECGGISVEDSHGAELALETSLSFKSTGSSNSMANSPQIGIGQCEDNGSNLLQRKNRVPSSASIESDNSAGSAAPPSKTGIYQESLVQIPIEAPSFHIEPESTFLDHSCNLPTSEPVKVLGYPTSQQPDGKQLQHESQDIQGNLHYIPQYVANPMSISQYYPVYQMPSYHQHVPCPTNLPYPIHLVPIRSTQHLHTSMQCYFIDANNPSSLNRPPLHPQTAAVAPPVTHKEISGAQPVTESTTKSYKNVLDDTLLVSIPSSSDQLVVVPNETQIPSEPVPTTSVPSSMPGDDFDEDIAYNPIYKTQPTPPVLPSQYQTLKMGTTLLLSESSVHRQM, via the exons TCCGCCGCCTCCAAACTCCGACTCATGTGCAGCCACGGTGGCTACATAGTCCCCCGTCCACACGACAAGTCCCTCTTCTACGCCGGCGGTGAGACTCGCATTGTCGCGCTCGACCGCCGTACCACCGCGGCCTCCCTCTCCGCCCTCACCACTCACCTCTCACGTGCCATTTTCAACAACCGCCCCTTCCATCTCAAGTACCAGCTGCCCTACGAAGGCCTCGATTCCTTAATCTCCGTCGTCACGGACGAGGATCTCTTGAACATGCTCGAGGAGCACGACCGAATTACTCCCCCTTCCCGCATCAGACTATTTCTCTTCACTGTCAAGCCCGAGTCGTTGGGTTCCACCCTCCTAGACCCGAAATCAGAGACTTGGTTCTGCGACGCTCTGAAGAGCACAAGAATTTTGCCCAAGGGGCAGTCTGCGGATTCTGGTTTGTTGATGGGTCTTGGATCGGAGATTGAAACTCCTGCAGAGTGTGGTGGCATCAGTGTCGAGGATAGTCATGGGGCTGAATTAGCTCTTGAAACAAGCTTGTCGTTCAAGTCAACTGGTTCTTCAAATTCCATGGCGAATTCGCCGCAGATCGGGATTGGTCAGTGCGAAGATAATGGGTCGAATCTGCTGCAGAGAAAGAACAGAGTACCATCATCAGCTTCTATTGAAAG TGATAATAGTGCTGGAAGTGCAGCGCCGCCATCAAAAACTGGAATTTATCAAGAATCACTTGTACAAATCCCCATAGAGGCACCATCTTTCCATATCGAACCGGAAAGTACTTTTTTGGATCATTCATGTAATCTTCCCACTTCAGAACCAGTTAAAGTACTGGGCTATCCGACATCACAGCAACCAGATGGAAAACAGCTACAACATGAATCACAAGATATTCAAGGAAACCTGCATTACATACCTCAATACGTGGCAAATCCAATGTCAATTTCGCAGTATTATCCCGTATATCAGATGCCATCCTATCACCAGCATGTCCCGTGTCCAACGAATCTGCCTTATCCAATACATTTAGTTCCCATAAGATCGACACAGCATCTTCATACATCAATGCAGTGTTATTTCATTGATGCAAATAACCCCAGTTCTTTGAATCGACCCCCTTTGCATCCGCAGACAGCAGCAGTTGCTCCTCCTGTTACTCATAAAGAAATCTCTGGAGCTCAACCTGTTACAGAATCAACCACAAAATCTTACAAGAATGTTCTTGATGATACACTGCTAGTTAGCATACCTTCTAGTTCCGATCAGCTGGTGGTAGTGCCTAATGAGACTCAGATTCCTTCTGAACCTGTTCCGACTACTTCAGTGCCTTCTTCTATGCCCggtgatgattttgatgaagaTATAGCATACAACCCAATATACAAAACTCAGCCTACACCACCTGTGTTGCCTTCTCAGTACCAAACACTGAAAATGGGAACGACTCTGCTGCTTTCGGAGTCTTCAGTCCACCGGCAGATGTAG
- the LOC140841668 gene encoding protein PLASTID MOVEMENT IMPAIRED 2-like isoform X1 has product MVNYVCARAQKLYTLEQQNFTRQEGKSNKYNQSRKQAESVTKEAKSELSAAKAMVKELSGRAEESYSRAKTEIREVEKLRMAKRREGERSTGYSQYAEVMCELESIIQELSKLKLDMASVLQERRRAEREIDSSMVCMQQHSRTLETVKREIEEINEEHLLVELARIEAIKERGEAEAQREESSETFKAAKEDTEKKKKELIKEIENAKELENKLAITLSDITLLQGGLNLLKKMERRAENIESNFLEEGELTVDESTLYSITKELEATKKELASVKNDSFQFMTSMDVVRNELRHVMEETAQVKKNEQKPEMIIQNLNSKLLKAKAKLEATSASEDKMKSIVSNLSLTLEQLKSESEKAKKERSIISEETGIIKADVQKTEMEIDLAEERLQAALQDLKAVKASETEALNNLKAQIEITIRNRVSSSKQGSTITISRFEYEYLKGSAAVANKIAEKKVLAAHAWIEALKASEKEMAIKTELLRRESRELKVEEEHEVRETKRSLSSKKVVEKELEHMRQKSAKNMEPEILQPENALRSKSMNRSFRMAPAKKVMSRRISTTADHNASKAPSFRVRRRKKIIPDLTKFFGGKNSI; this is encoded by the coding sequence ATGGTAAATTACGTGTGTGCGCGCGCGCAGAAACTTTACACGCTGGAACAACAGAACTTCACCAGGCAAGAAGGAAAAAGTAACAAATACAATCAGAGTAGAAAACAAGCAGAATCAGTAACAAAAGAAGCTAAATCCGAGCTTTCTGCAGCAAAGGCGATGGTGAAAGAACTAAGTGGAAGAGCTGAGGAATCATATTCAAGAGCCAAAACGGAGATTCGAGAAGTGGAGAAGCTAAGGATGGCCAAAAGAAGGGAAGGGGAACGGAGCACCGGATATTCTCAGTATGCCGAAGTGATGTGCGAATTGGAGTCGATCATACAAGAGCTGAGCAAGCTTAAGCTGGATATGGCTTCCGTCTTACAAGAAAGGAGAAGGGCCGAACGAGAAATAGACTCCTCCATGGTGTGTATGCAGCAGCATTCGAGAACGTTAGAAACGGTCAAGAGGGAGATTGAGGAAATTAATGAAGAGCATTTGCTGGTTGAGTTGGCTAGAATTGAGGCCATTAAGGAGCGTGGAGAAGCTGAAGCTCAGAGAGAAGAAAGCAGTGAAACATTCAAGGCTGCAAAGGAGGATACTGAGAAGAAAAAGAAGGAACTGATAAAAGAAATTGAAAATGCTAAAGAACTGGAGAATAAGCTCGCTATTACATTATCAGACATCACTTTGTTACAGGGTGGGCTAAATCTACTGAAGAAAATGGAGAGAAGAGCAGAGAACATTGAAAGTAACTTTCTGGAAGAAGGTGAACTAACAGTTGATGAATCTACTCTATATTCCATCACAAAAGAGTTAGAGGCTACAAAGAAGGAATTGGCTTCTGTTAAAAATGATAGTTTTCAGTTCATGACTTCCATGGATGTTGTGAGGAATGAGCTAAGGCATGTTATGGAAGAAACAGCTCAAGTCAAAAAGAACGAGCAGAAACCAGAGATGATAATTCAGAATCTCAATTCAAAGCTTCTAAAAGCTAAAGCAAAGCTAGAAGCAACATCTGCGTCTGAAGATAAGATGAAATCTATTGTGTCGAATCTATCACTTACTCTTGAACAGTTAAAATCTGAATCCGAGAAGGCCAAGAAAGAACGATCCATAATCAGCGAAGAAACGGGGATCATCAAAGCAGATGTACAAAAAACTGAAATGGAGATAGATTTAGCAGAGGAAAGGTTACAGGCGGCCCTTCAAGATCTTAAAGCCGTTAAAGCATCAGAAACTGAGGCCCTCAATAATCTAAAAGCACAAATTGAGATTACAATTAGAAATCGAGTTTCATCCTCAAAACAAGGCTCAACCATCACAATTTCCAGATTTGAATACGAGTACCTGAAAGGGAGCGCTGCCGTGGCCAACAAAATTGCAGAAAAGAAAGTTTTGGCAGCTCATGCTTGGATCGAAGCTCTAAAAGCAAGTGAAAAAGAGATGGCGATTAAAACCGAGCTATTACGAAGGGAATCTAGGGAGCTTAAAGTAGAGGAAGAACATGAGGTTCGCGAAACAAAGCGGTCATTGAGTTCAAAGAAAGTGGTGGAGAAAGAACTGGAGCACATGAGGCAAAAGTCTGCAAAAAACATGGAACCTGAAATCTTGCAGCCTGAGAATGCGCTTCGAAGCAAATCGATGAACCGAAGCTTCAGAATGGCACCAGCCAAAAAAGTTATGTCTCGAAGAATATCAACTACAGCAGATCACAATGCTTCTAAAGCGCCATCTTTCAGAGTGAGGAGGAGAAAAAAGATTATACCAGATCTAAccaagttctttggaggaaagAATAGCATCTAA
- the LOC140841668 gene encoding protein PLASTID MOVEMENT IMPAIRED 2-like isoform X2: MVKELSGRAEESYSRAKTEIREVEKLRMAKRREGERSTGYSQYAEVMCELESIIQELSKLKLDMASVLQERRRAEREIDSSMVCMQQHSRTLETVKREIEEINEEHLLVELARIEAIKERGEAEAQREESSETFKAAKEDTEKKKKELIKEIENAKELENKLAITLSDITLLQGGLNLLKKMERRAENIESNFLEEGELTVDESTLYSITKELEATKKELASVKNDSFQFMTSMDVVRNELRHVMEETAQVKKNEQKPEMIIQNLNSKLLKAKAKLEATSASEDKMKSIVSNLSLTLEQLKSESEKAKKERSIISEETGIIKADVQKTEMEIDLAEERLQAALQDLKAVKASETEALNNLKAQIEITIRNRVSSSKQGSTITISRFEYEYLKGSAAVANKIAEKKVLAAHAWIEALKASEKEMAIKTELLRRESRELKVEEEHEVRETKRSLSSKKVVEKELEHMRQKSAKNMEPEILQPENALRSKSMNRSFRMAPAKKVMSRRISTTADHNASKAPSFRVRRRKKIIPDLTKFFGGKNSI, encoded by the coding sequence ATGGTGAAAGAACTAAGTGGAAGAGCTGAGGAATCATATTCAAGAGCCAAAACGGAGATTCGAGAAGTGGAGAAGCTAAGGATGGCCAAAAGAAGGGAAGGGGAACGGAGCACCGGATATTCTCAGTATGCCGAAGTGATGTGCGAATTGGAGTCGATCATACAAGAGCTGAGCAAGCTTAAGCTGGATATGGCTTCCGTCTTACAAGAAAGGAGAAGGGCCGAACGAGAAATAGACTCCTCCATGGTGTGTATGCAGCAGCATTCGAGAACGTTAGAAACGGTCAAGAGGGAGATTGAGGAAATTAATGAAGAGCATTTGCTGGTTGAGTTGGCTAGAATTGAGGCCATTAAGGAGCGTGGAGAAGCTGAAGCTCAGAGAGAAGAAAGCAGTGAAACATTCAAGGCTGCAAAGGAGGATACTGAGAAGAAAAAGAAGGAACTGATAAAAGAAATTGAAAATGCTAAAGAACTGGAGAATAAGCTCGCTATTACATTATCAGACATCACTTTGTTACAGGGTGGGCTAAATCTACTGAAGAAAATGGAGAGAAGAGCAGAGAACATTGAAAGTAACTTTCTGGAAGAAGGTGAACTAACAGTTGATGAATCTACTCTATATTCCATCACAAAAGAGTTAGAGGCTACAAAGAAGGAATTGGCTTCTGTTAAAAATGATAGTTTTCAGTTCATGACTTCCATGGATGTTGTGAGGAATGAGCTAAGGCATGTTATGGAAGAAACAGCTCAAGTCAAAAAGAACGAGCAGAAACCAGAGATGATAATTCAGAATCTCAATTCAAAGCTTCTAAAAGCTAAAGCAAAGCTAGAAGCAACATCTGCGTCTGAAGATAAGATGAAATCTATTGTGTCGAATCTATCACTTACTCTTGAACAGTTAAAATCTGAATCCGAGAAGGCCAAGAAAGAACGATCCATAATCAGCGAAGAAACGGGGATCATCAAAGCAGATGTACAAAAAACTGAAATGGAGATAGATTTAGCAGAGGAAAGGTTACAGGCGGCCCTTCAAGATCTTAAAGCCGTTAAAGCATCAGAAACTGAGGCCCTCAATAATCTAAAAGCACAAATTGAGATTACAATTAGAAATCGAGTTTCATCCTCAAAACAAGGCTCAACCATCACAATTTCCAGATTTGAATACGAGTACCTGAAAGGGAGCGCTGCCGTGGCCAACAAAATTGCAGAAAAGAAAGTTTTGGCAGCTCATGCTTGGATCGAAGCTCTAAAAGCAAGTGAAAAAGAGATGGCGATTAAAACCGAGCTATTACGAAGGGAATCTAGGGAGCTTAAAGTAGAGGAAGAACATGAGGTTCGCGAAACAAAGCGGTCATTGAGTTCAAAGAAAGTGGTGGAGAAAGAACTGGAGCACATGAGGCAAAAGTCTGCAAAAAACATGGAACCTGAAATCTTGCAGCCTGAGAATGCGCTTCGAAGCAAATCGATGAACCGAAGCTTCAGAATGGCACCAGCCAAAAAAGTTATGTCTCGAAGAATATCAACTACAGCAGATCACAATGCTTCTAAAGCGCCATCTTTCAGAGTGAGGAGGAGAAAAAAGATTATACCAGATCTAAccaagttctttggaggaaagAATAGCATCTAA